The Euphorbia lathyris chromosome 3, ddEupLath1.1, whole genome shotgun sequence genome contains a region encoding:
- the LOC136221644 gene encoding protein SMALL AUXIN UP-REGULATED RNA 12-like: MAVRKSTKLIQTPVFKQILKRCSSLGKKNGYDDDGLPLDVPKGHFAVYVGENRSRYIVPISFLTHPEFQCLLRQAEEEFGFDHEMGLTIPCEEVVFRSLTSSLR, translated from the coding sequence ATGGCCGTTAGAAAATCTACCAAACTCATTCAAACACCAGTCTTTAAGCAAATTCTCAAAAGATGTTCAAGcttgggaaagaaaaatggtTATGATGATGATGGTTTACCTCTTGATGTACCAAAAGGTCATTTTGCTGTCTATGTTGGAGAAAATAGAAGTAGATATATTGTTCCTATCTCCTTTTTGACTCATCCTGAGTTTCAATGCTTGCTTCGTCAAGCTGAAGAAGAGTTTGGGTTTGATCATGAAATGGGACTCACCATTCCTTGTGAAGAAGTTGTGTTTCGCTCTTTAACTTCATCTCTCAGATGA